A genomic region of Papaver somniferum cultivar HN1 chromosome 7, ASM357369v1, whole genome shotgun sequence contains the following coding sequences:
- the LOC113300418 gene encoding anaphase-promoting complex subunit 2-like isoform X1, with protein sequence MVMESKSPSCNLGVLDSLTQESISEILVSWESFRLSTETLLKDTGNLSIGSDFISTVHILSKHGLQSLLQDHFLQALEETFERNGVLKFWQHFDAYSDLAILETNPFEMKEESVQRVLCKALEEICLEKQYQEKCLLMQVHALQSYQDVISKGRHPSDVDRVRLLSRYQLMVSSVLMTSLPRHFPEILRMYFKERLEELSTMMSGEYEDGNAKDDMDVDETFREKKISENNKLVRNIGKVVRDLRGLGFTSMTEDAYASAIFLLLKSTVHNLAGDDYRNSVLESIKEWIQNVPLQFLRALLAYLGDSVSYDSPTSGLKSPLASHPSSCYPGINTPSEGLVRWQLRLEYFAYETLQDLRIAKLFEIIVDYPDSSPAIEDLKQCLEYTGQHSKLVDSFISALRYRLLTAGASTNDILHQYVSTIKALRIIDPTGVFLEAVGEPIRDYLRGRKDTIKCIVTMLTDGPGGNPNGPGNQGDGLLEELNRDEDSQENTGCDDDFNSDDKQSWINAERWEPDPVEADPLKGSRNRRKIDILGMIVGIIGSKDQLVNEYRVMLAEKLLNKSDYEIDSEIRTLELLKIHFGESSMQRCEIMLNDLIDSKRTNTNIKQTLAQSSQRDGEQGETEVSLHHVDATIISANFWPPIQDETLNVPEAVDHQLSDYAKRFNEIKTPRKLIWKKNLGTVKLELQFEDREVQFTVPPLHAAIIMQFQGQQTSWTSKNLAAAVGVPVDTLNRRINFWISKGILSESLGKESDNHVFTLVDGAARNGVNSANCEEAADEDGERSVASVEEQLLKEMTVYEKFILGMLTNFGSMSLDRIHNTLKMFCVADPPYDKSLQQLQGFLSGLVSEEKLELREGMYILKR encoded by the exons atGGTTATGGAATCAAAATCCCCGAGTTGTAATTTAGGGGTTTTAGATTCTTTAACTCAGGAATCGATTTCTGAGATTTTAGTGAGTTGGGAAAGTTTTCGATTGAGTACTGAAACTCTACTTAAAGATACTGGAAATCTATCAATTGGATCAGATTTTATTTCTACTGTACATATCCTTTCTAAACACGGGTTACAATCTCTCCTTCAAGATCATTTTCTTCAAGCACTAGAG GAAACATTTGAGAGAAATGGGGTTTTAAAGTTTTGGCAGCATTTTGATGCTTACAGTGATCTTGCGATTCTGGAGACGAACCCATTTGAA ATGAAGGAAGAGAGTGTTCAGAGAGTATTGTGTAAAGCTTTAGAAGAGATATGTTTGGAAAAACAGTATCAAGAAAAATGTCTTTTAATGCAAGTTCACGCGTTACAATCGTACCAGGATGTTATATCCAAGGGAAGACATCCATCAGATGTTGATAGAGTTCGTTTGCTTTCTCGATACCAATTGATGGTGTCTTCGGTTCTTATGACTTCCCTTCCTCGCCATTTCCCTG AGATACTCCGCATGTATTTCAAGGAAAGATTGGAAGAATTAAGCACAATGATGTCAGGAGAATATGAAGATGGTAATGCCAAAGATGATATGGATGTTGATGAAACTTTCCGTGAGAAGAAAATCTCTGAGAACAACAAACTAGTAAGAAACATTGGGAAAGTTGTCCGTGATCTTAGAGGTCTGGGATTTACGTCTATGACTGAAGATGCCTACGCATCTGCTATATTCTTGCTTCTAAAG AGTACAGTTCACAATTTGGCTGGTGATGACTATAGGAATTCTGTTTTGGAGTCGATTAAAGAGTGGATTCAG AATGTTCCTCTCCAATTCTTGCGCGCCCTCCTAGCTTATCTTGGAGATTCAGTTAGTTATGATAGCCCCACATCTGGTCTGAAATCACCATTGGCTTCACATCCATCTTCTTGCTATCCTGGAATCAATACTCCCTCTGAAGGACTTGTCAGATGGCAATTGCGCCTTGAGTATTTTGCGTATGAGACACTGCAAGATTTAAGGATAGCCAAGCTCTTTGAGATTATCGTGGATTATCCCGACAG TTCTCCTGCAATTGAAGACTTAAAGCAATGCCTAGAATATACTGGCCAACACTCAAAGCTTGTTGATTCATTTATATCTGCTCTAAGATACCGCTTGCTTACAGCTGGTGCCTCAACCAATGACATTTTGCACCAATATGTTTCAACCATCAAAGCACTCCGGATAATAGATCCCACAGGTGTTTTCCTTGAAGCAGTAGGTGAACCAATAAGGGACTATTTAAGAGGAAGGAAGGATACAATTAAATGTATTGTCACCATGCTTACTGATGGACCTGGTGGAAATCCAAATGGGCCTGGAAACCAAGGGGATGGTCTTCTTGAGGAGTTAAATAGAGATGAAGATAGTCAAGAAAATACTGGCTGTGATGATGATTTCAACTCTGATGACAAACAATCATGGATCAACGCTGAGCG CTGGGAGCCTGACCCAGTAGAAGCTGATCCATTAAAGGGTAGCAGGAATAGAAGGAAAATtgacatacttgggatgattgtTGGCATCATTGGTTCTAAAGACCAGCTAGTTAATGAGTATCGTGTTATGCTGGCTGAAAAACTTCTTAATAAATCTGATTATGAAATCGATTCAGAGATACGTACATTAGAACTCCTCAAG ATACACTTTGGAGAGAGCAGCATGCAGAGGTGTGAAATTATGCTTAATGATCTCATTGATTCCAAGAGGACAAATACAAATATAAAACAAACTTTGGCTCAATCGTCTCAAAGAG ATGGTGAGCAAGGAGAAACGGAAGTCTCTCTACATCATGTTGACGCAACAATCATATCTGCAAACTTTTGGCCTCCAATACAG GATGAAACCCTTAATGTACCAGAAGCTGTTGATCATCAACTTTCTGATTATGCAAAAAGGTTCAATGAAATCAAAACCCCTCGCAAGCTAATATGGAAGAAGAACCTTGGTACTGTGAAG CTGGAATTGCAATTTGAAGATCGAGAGGTGCAGTTCACAGTGCCTCCTCTGCATGCTGCAATCATTATGCAATTTCAAGGCCAACAAACTAG TTGGACCTCAAAGAATCTTGCTGCAGCTGTTGGGGTACCTGTGGACACACTTAATCGGAGGATTAATTTCTGGATAAGTAAA GGAATCCTTTCAGAATCACTTGGAAAGGAATCTGATAATCACGTATTTACTCTTGTGGATGGAGCGGCCAGGAATGGCGTGAACAGTGCAAACTGTGAGGAGGCAGCTGATGAGGATGGAGAGAGATCCGTGGCCTCAGTTGAGGAGCAACTACTGAAAGAGATGACTGTATATGAG AAATTCATCTTGGGTATGCTTACTAATTTCGGAAGCATGTCATTGGATCGGATTCATAATACTCTAAAG ATGTTCTGTGTGGCGGATCCTCCGTATGACAAATCACTTCAACAGCTGCAAGGCTTTCTTTCTGGTCTTGTATCAGAAGAAAAGTTGGAATTAAGAGAGGGAATGTACATTCTGAAAAGATAG
- the LOC113300418 gene encoding anaphase-promoting complex subunit 2-like isoform X2 encodes MVMESKSPSCNLGVLDSLTQESISEILVSWESFRLSTETLLKDTGNLSIGSDFISTVHILSKHGLQSLLQDHFLQALEETFERNGVLKFWQHFDAYSDLAILETNPFEMKEESVQRVLCKALEEICLEKQYQEKCLLMQVHALQSYQDVISKGRHPSDVDRVRLLSRYQLMVSSVLMTSLPRHFPEILRMYFKERLEELSTMMSGEYEDGNAKDDMDVDETFREKKISENNKLVRNIGKVVRDLRGLGFTSMTEDAYASAIFLLLKSTVHNLAGDDYRNSVLESIKEWIQNVPLQFLRALLAYLGDSVSYDSPTSGLKSPLASHPSSCYPGINTPSEGLVRWQLRLEYFAYETLQDLRIAKLFEIIVDYPDSSPAIEDLKQCLEYTGQHSKLVDSFISALRYRLLTAGASTNDILHQYVSTIKALRIIDPTGVFLEAVGEPIRDYLRGRKDTIKCIVTMLTDGPGGNPNGPGNQGDGLLEELNRDEDSQENTGCDDDFNSDDKQSWINAERWEPDPVEADPLKGSRNRRKIDILGMIVGIIGSKDQLVNEYRVMLAEKLLNKSDYEIDSEIRTLELLKIHFGESSMQRCEIMLNDLIDSKRTNTNIKQTLAQSSQRDGEQGETEVSLHHVDATIISANFWPPIQDETLNVPEAVDHQLSDYAKRFNEIKTPRKLIWKKNLGTVKLELQFEDREVQFTVPPLHAAIIMQFQGQQTRILLQLLGYLWTHLIGGLISG; translated from the exons atGGTTATGGAATCAAAATCCCCGAGTTGTAATTTAGGGGTTTTAGATTCTTTAACTCAGGAATCGATTTCTGAGATTTTAGTGAGTTGGGAAAGTTTTCGATTGAGTACTGAAACTCTACTTAAAGATACTGGAAATCTATCAATTGGATCAGATTTTATTTCTACTGTACATATCCTTTCTAAACACGGGTTACAATCTCTCCTTCAAGATCATTTTCTTCAAGCACTAGAG GAAACATTTGAGAGAAATGGGGTTTTAAAGTTTTGGCAGCATTTTGATGCTTACAGTGATCTTGCGATTCTGGAGACGAACCCATTTGAA ATGAAGGAAGAGAGTGTTCAGAGAGTATTGTGTAAAGCTTTAGAAGAGATATGTTTGGAAAAACAGTATCAAGAAAAATGTCTTTTAATGCAAGTTCACGCGTTACAATCGTACCAGGATGTTATATCCAAGGGAAGACATCCATCAGATGTTGATAGAGTTCGTTTGCTTTCTCGATACCAATTGATGGTGTCTTCGGTTCTTATGACTTCCCTTCCTCGCCATTTCCCTG AGATACTCCGCATGTATTTCAAGGAAAGATTGGAAGAATTAAGCACAATGATGTCAGGAGAATATGAAGATGGTAATGCCAAAGATGATATGGATGTTGATGAAACTTTCCGTGAGAAGAAAATCTCTGAGAACAACAAACTAGTAAGAAACATTGGGAAAGTTGTCCGTGATCTTAGAGGTCTGGGATTTACGTCTATGACTGAAGATGCCTACGCATCTGCTATATTCTTGCTTCTAAAG AGTACAGTTCACAATTTGGCTGGTGATGACTATAGGAATTCTGTTTTGGAGTCGATTAAAGAGTGGATTCAG AATGTTCCTCTCCAATTCTTGCGCGCCCTCCTAGCTTATCTTGGAGATTCAGTTAGTTATGATAGCCCCACATCTGGTCTGAAATCACCATTGGCTTCACATCCATCTTCTTGCTATCCTGGAATCAATACTCCCTCTGAAGGACTTGTCAGATGGCAATTGCGCCTTGAGTATTTTGCGTATGAGACACTGCAAGATTTAAGGATAGCCAAGCTCTTTGAGATTATCGTGGATTATCCCGACAG TTCTCCTGCAATTGAAGACTTAAAGCAATGCCTAGAATATACTGGCCAACACTCAAAGCTTGTTGATTCATTTATATCTGCTCTAAGATACCGCTTGCTTACAGCTGGTGCCTCAACCAATGACATTTTGCACCAATATGTTTCAACCATCAAAGCACTCCGGATAATAGATCCCACAGGTGTTTTCCTTGAAGCAGTAGGTGAACCAATAAGGGACTATTTAAGAGGAAGGAAGGATACAATTAAATGTATTGTCACCATGCTTACTGATGGACCTGGTGGAAATCCAAATGGGCCTGGAAACCAAGGGGATGGTCTTCTTGAGGAGTTAAATAGAGATGAAGATAGTCAAGAAAATACTGGCTGTGATGATGATTTCAACTCTGATGACAAACAATCATGGATCAACGCTGAGCG CTGGGAGCCTGACCCAGTAGAAGCTGATCCATTAAAGGGTAGCAGGAATAGAAGGAAAATtgacatacttgggatgattgtTGGCATCATTGGTTCTAAAGACCAGCTAGTTAATGAGTATCGTGTTATGCTGGCTGAAAAACTTCTTAATAAATCTGATTATGAAATCGATTCAGAGATACGTACATTAGAACTCCTCAAG ATACACTTTGGAGAGAGCAGCATGCAGAGGTGTGAAATTATGCTTAATGATCTCATTGATTCCAAGAGGACAAATACAAATATAAAACAAACTTTGGCTCAATCGTCTCAAAGAG ATGGTGAGCAAGGAGAAACGGAAGTCTCTCTACATCATGTTGACGCAACAATCATATCTGCAAACTTTTGGCCTCCAATACAG GATGAAACCCTTAATGTACCAGAAGCTGTTGATCATCAACTTTCTGATTATGCAAAAAGGTTCAATGAAATCAAAACCCCTCGCAAGCTAATATGGAAGAAGAACCTTGGTACTGTGAAG CTGGAATTGCAATTTGAAGATCGAGAGGTGCAGTTCACAGTGCCTCCTCTGCATGCTGCAATCATTATGCAATTTCAAGGCCAACAAACTAG AATCTTGCTGCAGCTGTTGGGGTACCTGTGGACACACTTAATCGGAGGATTAATTTCTGGATAA